The Pecten maximus chromosome 14, xPecMax1.1, whole genome shotgun sequence genome includes a region encoding these proteins:
- the LOC117342794 gene encoding sodium-dependent multivitamin transporter-like, whose product MSLLKWEDYVVMVVTVIASLGIGLFQSLRTGRMKTTTEFIMGDSKISFLPVAISLMVSYESGIMMLGVPAEVYIYGMQWAVAYIGFFIADMTSRQVFVPALRKLNITSVYEYLELRFKSHGIRLFATVLSIFYGINYFGTVLFMPAVTLEAVAGIPTWTSIVGLEIAVLVYTLIGGFKAVIWSDVIQAIIMLTGILAVLIKGTIAAGGVGETWNAVYESGRVNLFEFDPDPTLRQSFWSLVFGSSLRGLATVFMQTSFLRIKATPTLKSTTNMYLVTAFSFLFISWLGVLEGAVMFGYFHKKGCDPLESKRLDNQNQLIPAMVVDIFHDTPCMPGLFLASLFSASLSTMSSLLSSMSAVFWEDIIKPHTKPMSERRGIIITQLSMFVFGVIGCLVAFVVSGLDGPVTQIFNITSASLTGALTGVFVLGFIIPWANSLGAIVGGLSSVLFVGWISVGKFVSPGVRVHPKLEPAPTFNCISPNASFALNSTIHDSFTSSMYQMNVTTPSAEILTTPSGLDALYSLSYMWLGAMGVLIVVIIGAVVSRFKVQPTVDPDLLVPVCDVLCCCLPEWARKRCRYTPDFPKEDYDMHEEEKPFNDMISNEQSV is encoded by the exons ATGTCTCTCCTAAAATGGGAAGATTACGTTGTGATGGTGGTGACAGTGATCGCATCTCTGGGTATCGGTCTGTTCCAGTCCCTCCGTACAGGGAGGATGAAAACCACTACTGAGTTCATCATGGGAGAttctaaaatatcttttttaccTGTTGCAATATCGTTGATGGTTTCGTATGAGTCGGGCATCATGATGCTAGGAGTTCCGGCGGAAGTGTACATATACGGTATGCAATGGGCAGTGGCATATATTGGGTTCTTCATAGCTGACATGACCAGTCGCCAAGTATTCGTGCCTGCCCTCAGGAAGTTAAATATTACCAGTGTGTATGAG TATTTGGAGCTCCGATTCAAGTCCCATGGCATCAGACTATTTGCCACAGTGTTAAGCATATTTTATGGG ATAAATTACTTTGGAACGGTCCTTTTCATGCCCGCAGTAACCCTTGAAGCTG TGGCAGGTATCCCGACATGGACGTCTATTGTTGGTCTCGAGATTGCCGTATTGGTGTACACTTTGATA GGCGGATTCAAGGCTGTCATCTGGTCAGATGTTATACAGGCCATCATCATGTTGACTGGGATATTGGCCGTACTTATTAAG GGTACAATTGCGGCAGGTGGCGTGGGGGAAACATGGAACGCTGTGTACGAATCTGGAAGAGTCAATTTATTTGA ATTCGATCCCGACCCGACCCTGAGACAGTCGTTCTGGAGTCTAGTATTTGGAAGCTCGTTGAGGGGCTTGGCCACAGTTTTTATGCAAACATCCTTTCTGAGAATCAAGGCCACGCCGACTTTGAAATCAACAACCAA TATGTACCTTGTTACTGCCTTCTCCTTCCTGTTTATCTCCTGGTTGGGAGTGTTAGAAGGAGCTGTTATGTTTGGTTACTTCCACAAAAAGGGCTGTGATCCACTGGAGTCGAAGCGATTGGATAATCAAAACCAG TTGATCCCAGCTATGGTTGTAGACATATTCCATGACACACCTTGTATGCCAGGACTATTCTTAGCATCTCTATTTAGTGCTTCTCTTAG taCCATGTCGTCTTTGTTGAGTAGCATGTCAGCAGTATTTTGGGAAGATATTATAAAACCTCACACCAAACCTATGTCCGAAAGGCGAGGGATCATCATTACTCAACTGTCAA TGTTTGTATTTGGCGTCATTGGCTGCCTGGTGGCTTTTGTTGTCTCTGGCCTAGATGGACCGGTGACACAA ATTTTCAACATTACCTCCGCAAGtctgacgggagctttgacaGGCGTATTTGTTCTTGGGTTTATTATACCATGGGCAAATTCACTG GGAGCTATCGTAGGAGGACTGAGCAGTGTTTTATTCGTTGGATGGATCTCAGTAGGAAAATTCGTGTCTCCGGGTGTACGAGTTCATCCTAAATTAGAGCCCGCCCCGACGTTCAACTGCATATCCCCGAATGCCTCCTTCGCTCTGAATAGCACGATCCATGACAGTTTTACCAGTTCAATGTACCAAATGAATGTCACCACGCCGTCTGCGGAAATTCTGACGACACC AAGTGGCCTAGATGCACTGTATTCCCTTTCCTACATGTGGTTGGGCGCTATGGGTGTCCTCATTGTCGTCATAATCGGTGCAGTCGTCAGTCGTTTCAAAG TCCAGCCTACCGTTGATCCCGACCTTTTGGTTCCTGTTTGTGATGTACTATGTTGCTGCCTTCCGGAGTGGGCTCGGAAACGTTGCCGATACACCCCGGACTTTCCTAAGGAAGATTAC GATATGCACGAAGAGGAAAAACCATTTAATGATATGATTTCAAATGAACAGTCTGTGTAA